One window of the Salvia miltiorrhiza cultivar Shanhuang (shh) chromosome 6, IMPLAD_Smil_shh, whole genome shotgun sequence genome contains the following:
- the LOC130988446 gene encoding uncharacterized protein LOC130988446: MESSPPLSSPPLCVHKIEAAIKISWSDANPATRYYGCSLGPDGRCAFFQWIDARPTILQRNYIAKLKRERDEAREQLRIQTCLARQAKEEEEEAWGKAGDMTVLNHELEEELAALKSRRWWLEKMVTLAMLLLILLIVIVG, translated from the exons atggaATCATCTCCTCCACTTTCATCTCCTCCACTTTGCGTGCACAAGATCGAAGCTGCCATCAAGATCTCCTGGTCCGATGCAAACCCGGCCACAAGATACTACGGATGCTCCTTAGGCCCG GATGGAAGATGTGCTTTCTTCCAATGGATAGACGCAAGGCCAACCATACTTCAACGAAACTACATCGCTAAACTGAAAAGGGAGAGGGATGAGGCCCGCGAGCAACTCCGCATCCAAACTTGCTTGGCTAGGCAGGcgaaggaggaggaggaggaggcttGGGGAAAAGCTGGAGATATGACTGTTCTCAATCACGAATTGGAGGAGGAATTGGCTGCCTTGAAATCAAGGCGTTGGTGGCTAGAGAAGATGGTGACATTGGCTATGCTCTTGCTGATTTTGCTTATTGTGATAGTTGGTTAG
- the LOC130988445 gene encoding LOW QUALITY PROTEIN: probable polyamine oxidase 5 (The sequence of the model RefSeq protein was modified relative to this genomic sequence to represent the inferred CDS: deleted 1 base in 1 codon) produces MVSKKPRVVIIGAGMAGLTAANKLHTAAANKMELAVVEGGTRIGGRISTSEFSGDRIEQGATWIHGIEGSPVYKIAAQTNLLVSDQPWECMDGTLEDPVTAAEGGHVLAPAFVDPISRLFKNLMDFIQCKLDAQAAGHCAGELSVGSFLRRGLAAYLELEKEKKAAAAVGSWSKRSLQQAVFAMHESTQRTYTSADDLCTLDYNAEKDYVLFPGEEITIAGGYSGVIDHLASVLPTGVIQLGRKVERIEWAPAGGDDGGRPVTLHFSDGTTMSADHVIVTVSLGVLKVGTSEGSSLFDPPLPNCKTGAISRLGFGVVNKVFLRLNPDYRQDEGFPFLQMVFHPSDSDLRNPKIPQWIRRTAFLCPIYSNSRVVLSWFTGQEALELEKLTDDEIIGGFSRTVSNLLPSQNHSEISQKFDKLLRTQWGSNPLFWGSYSYVAVGSSLDDMDTLAEPLPKYSGVDSAPPPLQILFAGEATHKTHYSTTHGAYFSGLREANRLLKHYNCIINY; encoded by the exons ATGGTGAGCAAAAAGCCCAGGGTGGTAATAATCGGCGCCGGAATGGCCGGCCTCACCGCCGCCAACAAGCTGCACACAGCCGCCGCCAACAAGATGGAGCTGGCGGTGGTGGAGGGCGGCACCAGGATCGGCGGCCGGATCAGCACCTCCGAATTCTCCGGCGACCGGATTGAGCAGGGCGCCACGTGGATCCACGGGATTGAAGGCAGCCCCGTTTACAAAATCGCCGCCCAAACGAACTTGCTCGTCTCCGACCAGCCCTGGGAGTGCATGGACGGGACTCTCGAGGATCCCGTCACGGCGGCGGAGGGCGGCCACGTCCTCGCCCCCGCCTTCGTCGACCCCATTTCCCGCCTCTTCAAGAATCTCATGGATTTCATTCAGTGCAAGCTCGACGCCCAAGCAGCCGGGCATTGCGCCGGCGAGCTCAGCGTCGGCTCCTTCCTCCGCCGCGGCCTCGCCGCGTATCTGGAgctggagaaggagaagaaggcggcggcggcggtggggaGCTGGAGCAAGCGATCGCTGCAGCAGGCGGTTTTCGCGATGCACGAGAGCACGCAGCGGACGTACACCTCCGCCGACGATCTCTGCACCCTCGACTACAATGCCGAGAAGGACTACGTGCTCTTCCCCGGCGAGGAGATCACCATCGCCGGAGGCTACTCCGGCGTCATCGACCATCTCGCCTCCGTCCTCCCCACCGGCGTCATCCAATTAGGCCGGAAGGTCGAGCGAATCGAGTGGGCCCCGGCGGGCGGAGACGATGGTGGCCGCCCCGTCACACTGCATTTTAGCGACGGGACGACCATGTCGGCCGATCACGTCATCGTGACCGTGTCCCTCGGGGTGCTCAAGGTGGGGACCAGCGAGGGATCGAGTTTGTTCGATCCCCCGCTGCCCAATTGCAAGACTGGAGCCATATCGAGGCTCGGCTTTGGCGTTGTCAACAAGGTG TTTTTGCGACTTAACCCTGATTACCGTCAGGACGAGGGTTTCCCATTCCTACAAATGGTGTTCCATCCCTCGGACTCCGACCTGAGGAACCCAAAGATTCCTCAGTGGATCCGAAGGACGGCATTCCTATGCCCCATTTATAGCAACTCGAGAGTTGTCCTGTCCTGGTTCACAGGACAGGAGGCTCTCGAGTTGGAAAAGCTAACCGATGATGAGATCATCGGCGGCTTTTCGAGGACGGTATCGAATCTGTTGCCATCACAAAACCACAGTGAAATCAGCCAGAAATTTGATAAATTGTTGAGGACGCAATGGGGGAGTAATCCACTGTTTTGGGGATCATACAGCTATGTGGCAGTTGGATCAAGTTTAGATGACATGGACACATTGGCTGAGCCACTACCGAAATACAGCGGCGTGGATTCAGCTCCGCCGCCGCTGCAAATCCTTTTCGCCGGCGAAGCTACACATAAAACGCACTACTCCACCACTCACGGAGCCTACTTCAGCGGCCTCAGGGAAGCCAATAGGCTGCTTAAACATTATAAttgtattattaattattaa